From a single Mangifera indica cultivar Alphonso chromosome 19, CATAS_Mindica_2.1, whole genome shotgun sequence genomic region:
- the LOC123202658 gene encoding uncharacterized protein LOC123202658 isoform X2, producing the protein MAVPSRDQALSLLAAANNHGDLAVKLSSLKQVRGILSSADPSFAAELFPYLVELHSSPETLVRKSLIETIEDVGLKAMEHSYILMPVILAFLKDSDPSVAKQSIVTGTNFFCHFLEDIALQFHWPRKVERWLEELWTWMVRFKDAIFSIALEPGFVGTKLLALKFLEIYVLLFTSDANDSEKFTTEGGKQAFNISRLEGGHPFLDPVALMSEANRMLATLLDLLQSASNLPGPVTIAVVNCLAAIARKRPLQYDAILSALFDFNPNLETLKGCHGASIHYSLRTAFLGFLRCTHPVIMESRDRLLRVLRAMNAGEAADQVVRQVDKMIKNSERGSRETRLGRDDQSSSQLPVSGDLSRKRPMPSDSEEINNGPEAPSKYSRYGPNTQSAFSIQINGPGQDSVPVNGVSSNLPLLDSDLTPVEQMIAMIGALLAEGERGAESLEILISNVHPDLLADIVITNMRHLPKTPPPLTRLGNSPVAQQISSLSSSAQVAALSTQINAMPSPVLTTQLQVPLSSASSLSDTTAINIPAADSKRDPRRDPRRLDPRRVATLAGVPSIPVADDAGPVQSEFDGSASVSRPPSLAVMATAENPLTPAMTSAKSDDKNLESPSVSRIDLPNPKEDRLVGSEEIVHSSETFALSDHASSLHAVDEDSTAVEVSDVEMHGTGTSGLQEPDQSSPAVSNASASEETCQDLPPPPLYFELTEEQQSSVRKLAIEQIIESYKRLMETGCSETCKGLLAQLITQIDADDEIVVMLQKHVVVNYQQQKGHELVQHVLYHLYSLMILGSSESSSNAAVVYEKFLLAVAKSLLDAFPASDKSFSRLLGEVPFLPDSGLDLLDNLCSSDVFDLHGKEVRDGERVTQGLGAVWSLILGRPTNRLACLDIALKCAVHSQDEIRAKAIRLVSNKLFQVSYITENIEQYATDMMLSALDQYPSDVQHLKPGSIDQRAEREVGSQETSISGSQVSDSRTSEMDSVGGAQPIAHSVSTVSVPEAQRLSSLFFALCTKKPSLLRLIFDNYVRAPKAVKQAFHRHIPILVRALGSTCSELLHIISDPPQGSENLLTLVLQILTQETTPSSSLIATVKHLYETKLKDATILIPMLSSLSKNEVLPIFPRLVDLPLEKFQMALAHILQGSAHTGPALTPVEVLVAIHEIVPERDGLALKKITDACSACFEQRTVFTQQVLAKALNHMVDQTPLPLLFMRTVIQAIDAFPTLVDFVMEILSKLVSKQVWRMPKLWVGFLKCMSQTRPHSFPVLLQLPPPQLESALNKYANLRGPLAAYAGRPSVKTSIPRSTLAVLGLVNEPHLQQANVPSLQSSDTGSSVHGTTLT; encoded by the exons ATGGCCGTGCCTTCTAGAGACCAAGCACTCTCGCTTCTCGCCGCGGCGAACAACCATGGTGATTTGGCCGTTAAGCTTTCTTCGTTAAAGCAGGTCAGAGGTATTTTGTCGTCTGCTGACCCGTCTTTTGCGGCTGAGCTCTTCCCTTACTTGGTCGAGCTTCATTCTTCTCCTGAAACTCTTGTTCGAAAGTCTCTTATCGA GACAATTGAGGATGTTGGGTTGAAAGCAATGGAGCATTCTTATATTCTTATGCCTGTTATATTAGCGTTTTTGAAGGATAGTGACCCTAGTGTTGCAAAACAATCTATTGTTACTGGCACGAATTTCTTTTGTCACTTTCTAGAGGATATAGCATTACAG tttcatTGGCCTCGTAAAGTAGAGCGGTGGCTTGAAGAACTTTGGACGTGGATGGTTAGGTTTAAGGATGCTATCTTTTCAATTGCATTGGAG CCTGGATTCGTTGGGACAAAGTTGCTGGCACTGAAGTTTTTGGAAATATATGTTCTGCTTTTTACCTCTGATGCAAATGATTCTGAAAAGTTTACCACTGAAG GTGGTAAACAGGCTTTCAATATATCGCGGCTGGAGGGTGGACACCCGTTTTTAGATCCTGTTGCACTTATGTCAGAAGCAAATAGGATGCTAGCCACTCTATTGGATTTATTGCAATCAGCTAGTAATCTCCCTGGTCCAGTGACAATAGCTGTTGTCAATTG tCTTGCAGCTATAGCAAGGAAGAGGCCGCTCCAGTATGATGCTATTCTTTCTGCACTGTTTGATTTTAATCCGAACCTTGAGACACTGAAGGGATGTCATGGTGCCAGTATTCATTACTCCTTAAGGACTGCCTTTTTGGGGTTTCTTAGGTGTACTCACCCAGTCATCATGGAG TCCAGAGACAGATTGCTTAGAGTTCTAAGAGCAATGAATGCTGGGGAAGCTGCGGATCAAGTTGTTAGACaagttgataaaatgataaaaaattctgAGCGTGGTTCACGTGAAACTCGGTTGGGCAGG GATGATCAATCATCATCCCAGCTGCCTGTTTCAGGGGATCTGTCAAGAAAAAGGCCTATGCCTTCAGATAGTGAAGAGATTAATAATGGTCCTGAGGCACCTTCTAAGTATAGCCGTTATGGTCCTAACACCCAATCTGCTTtctcaattcaaataaatggtCCTGGACAGGATTCAGTTCCTGTTAATGGTGTGTCCTCTAATCTTCCTCTTTTGGATAGTGATTTGACTCCTGTGGAACAAATGATTGCGATGATTGGTGCCTTGCTTGCTGAAGGAGAGAGGGGTGCTGAATCTCTTGAGATACTTATTTCAAATGTTCATCCTGATCTGTTGGCTGATATTGTTATAACTAATATGAGGCACCTACCTAAGACCCCCCCACCTTTGACAAGGCTTGGGAACTCACCAGTAGCTCAGCAGATAAGCTCTTTAAGTAGTTCTGCCCAGGTTGCAGCACTTTCCACACAAATAAATGCCATGCCATCTCCAGTTCTCACTACACAATTACAAGTACCTCTTTCTTCAGCTTCATCTTTGTCTGATACAACCGCCATCAACATTCCTGCCGCAGATTCTAAACGTGATCCGAGAAGG GATCCCCGGCGCTTGGATCCCCGGCGTGTCGCAACACTTGCTGGAGTTCCGTCCATACCTGTTGCAGATGATGCTGGTCCTGTGCAATCTGAATTTGATGGTTCTGCTTCTGTAAGTAGGCCTCCTTCACTAGCTGTTATGGCAACTGCTGAAAATCCTTTGACACCTGCAATGACTAGCGCCAAAAGTGATGATAAGAATCTAGAAAGCCCATCAGTTTCTAGAATTGATCTACCTAATCCAAAGGAGGATAGACTTGTTGGATCTGAAGAAATTGTCCATAGTTCAGAGACTTTCGCTTTGTCAGATCATGCCAGTTCTCTTCATGCAGTTGACGAAGATTCTACTGCAGTGGAGGTGTCTGATGTTGAAATGCATGGGACTGGTACTTCAGGTTTGCAAGAACCTGATCAGAGTTCTCCAGCTGTTTCTAATGCATCTGCATCTGAGGAGACCTGTCAAGATTTACCTCCGCCGCCATTATATTTTGAGCTGACTGAAGAACAGCAAAGCAGTGTAAGAAAATTAGCTATTGAACAGATAATTGAATCTTACAAACGTCTTATGGAGACGGGGTGTAGTGAGACATGCAAGGGGTTGCTTGCTCAATTGATCACCCAG attGATGCAGATGATGAGATAGTTGTGATGCTGCAAAAACATGTAGTAGTAAATTACCAACAGCAAAAG GGGCATGAGCTTGTACAGCATGTTCTTTACCATCTGTATTCTCTTATGATCTTGGGTTCAAGTGAAAGTTCTTCGAATGCTGCTGTTGTGTATGAGAAATTCCTCTTGGCAGTG GCCAAATCTTTGCTTGATGCTTTCCCGGCTTCGGACAAGTCTTTTAGTAGGCTTCTTGGTGAAGTTCCATTTCTACCTGACTCTGGCTTAGATTTGTTGGATAATCTCTGTTCTTCCGATGTTTTTGATCTCCATGGAAAAGAGGTCCGTGATGGTGAGCGTGTCACACAGGGCCTGGGGGCCGTTTGGAGTTTGATTTTGGGGCGCCCAACTAACCGGCTTGCCTGTTTAGATATAGCTTTGAAG TGTGCTGTTCATTCACAAGATGAAATTCGAGCAAAAGCTATTAGGCTG GTGTCAAACAAACTTTTTCAGGTAAGCTATATAACTGAAAATATTGAGCAATATGCTACAGATATGATGCTGTCTGCTCTAGATCAGTATCCTTCTGATGTACAGCATTTAAAGCCTGGGTCCATTGATCAAAGAGCTGAGAGGGAG GTTGGAAGTCAGGAGACATCCATTAGTGGCTCCCAAGTTTCAGATTCTAGGACCTCTGAAATGGATTCTGTGGGGGGTGCTCAACCTATTGCTCATAGTGTTTCAACTGTATCAGTTCCTGAAGCTCAACGTCTCAGTTCGTTATTTTTTGCTTTATGTACAAAG aaaCCTAGTCTTCTTCGacttatttttgataattatgtACGAGCTCCAAAAGCAGTAAAGCAG GCTTTTCATCGCCATATTCCAATTCTTGTAAGGGCCTTGGGTTCAACTTGTTCAGAATTATTGCATATAATATCTGATCCACCACAAGGAAGCGAAAATCTCTTGACTCTA GTGCTGCAGATATTGACCCAAGAAACAACTCCTTCTTCCAGTCTAATTGCCACTGTTAAACATTTATATGAAACTAAGTTAAAG GATGCCACAATTCTTATTCCTATGCTTTCTTCACTTTCCAAAAATGAG GTGCTACCTATTTTCCCACGCCTTGTTGACCTTCCATTAGAAAAGTTCCAGATGGCGCTTGCTCACATACTACAG GGTTCAGCTCATACTGGCCCAGCTTTAACTCCAGTAGAAGTGTTGGTTGCAATACATGAAATTGTTCCTGAGAGAGATGGTCTTGCACTGAAAAAG ATAACAGATGCTTGCTCAGCCTGTTTTGAGCAGCGCACAGTTTTCACTCAGCAGGTTTTGGCAAAGGCCTTGAACCACATG GTTGATCAAACTCCTTTGCCACTACTCTTCATGAGAACAGTAATTCAGGCAATTGACGCTTTTCCTACTCTG GTTGATTTTGTTATGGAAATTCTATCCAAACTTGTGAGTAAACAG GTCTGGAGAATGCCAAAGTTGTGGGTTGGGTTCTTGAAATGCATGTCTCAAACACGACCACATTCTTTTCCCGTATTGCTACAG TTACCACCTCCACAACTTGAGAGTGCTCTGAATAAATACGCCAACCTCAGAGGTCCCCTAGCCGCATATGCTGGCCGACCAAGTGTGAAAACTTCAATACCAAG ATCAACACTTGCAGTTCTTGGTCTTGTAAATGAACCGCATTTGCAGCAGGCAAATGTGCCATCTTTGCAGTCCTCGGATACAGGTTCTTCTGTACATGGAACAACTTTAACGTAA
- the LOC123202658 gene encoding uncharacterized protein LOC123202658 isoform X1: protein MAVPSRDQALSLLAAANNHGDLAVKLSSLKQVRGILSSADPSFAAELFPYLVELHSSPETLVRKSLIETIEDVGLKAMEHSYILMPVILAFLKDSDPSVAKQSIVTGTNFFCHFLEDIALQFHWPRKVERWLEELWTWMVRFKDAIFSIALEPGFVGTKLLALKFLEIYVLLFTSDANDSEKFTTEAATGGKQAFNISRLEGGHPFLDPVALMSEANRMLATLLDLLQSASNLPGPVTIAVVNCLAAIARKRPLQYDAILSALFDFNPNLETLKGCHGASIHYSLRTAFLGFLRCTHPVIMESRDRLLRVLRAMNAGEAADQVVRQVDKMIKNSERGSRETRLGRDDQSSSQLPVSGDLSRKRPMPSDSEEINNGPEAPSKYSRYGPNTQSAFSIQINGPGQDSVPVNGVSSNLPLLDSDLTPVEQMIAMIGALLAEGERGAESLEILISNVHPDLLADIVITNMRHLPKTPPPLTRLGNSPVAQQISSLSSSAQVAALSTQINAMPSPVLTTQLQVPLSSASSLSDTTAINIPAADSKRDPRRDPRRLDPRRVATLAGVPSIPVADDAGPVQSEFDGSASVSRPPSLAVMATAENPLTPAMTSAKSDDKNLESPSVSRIDLPNPKEDRLVGSEEIVHSSETFALSDHASSLHAVDEDSTAVEVSDVEMHGTGTSGLQEPDQSSPAVSNASASEETCQDLPPPPLYFELTEEQQSSVRKLAIEQIIESYKRLMETGCSETCKGLLAQLITQIDADDEIVVMLQKHVVVNYQQQKGHELVQHVLYHLYSLMILGSSESSSNAAVVYEKFLLAVAKSLLDAFPASDKSFSRLLGEVPFLPDSGLDLLDNLCSSDVFDLHGKEVRDGERVTQGLGAVWSLILGRPTNRLACLDIALKCAVHSQDEIRAKAIRLVSNKLFQVSYITENIEQYATDMMLSALDQYPSDVQHLKPGSIDQRAEREVGSQETSISGSQVSDSRTSEMDSVGGAQPIAHSVSTVSVPEAQRLSSLFFALCTKKPSLLRLIFDNYVRAPKAVKQAFHRHIPILVRALGSTCSELLHIISDPPQGSENLLTLVLQILTQETTPSSSLIATVKHLYETKLKDATILIPMLSSLSKNEVLPIFPRLVDLPLEKFQMALAHILQGSAHTGPALTPVEVLVAIHEIVPERDGLALKKITDACSACFEQRTVFTQQVLAKALNHMVDQTPLPLLFMRTVIQAIDAFPTLVDFVMEILSKLVSKQVWRMPKLWVGFLKCMSQTRPHSFPVLLQLPPPQLESALNKYANLRGPLAAYAGRPSVKTSIPRSTLAVLGLVNEPHLQQANVPSLQSSDTGSSVHGTTLT, encoded by the exons ATGGCCGTGCCTTCTAGAGACCAAGCACTCTCGCTTCTCGCCGCGGCGAACAACCATGGTGATTTGGCCGTTAAGCTTTCTTCGTTAAAGCAGGTCAGAGGTATTTTGTCGTCTGCTGACCCGTCTTTTGCGGCTGAGCTCTTCCCTTACTTGGTCGAGCTTCATTCTTCTCCTGAAACTCTTGTTCGAAAGTCTCTTATCGA GACAATTGAGGATGTTGGGTTGAAAGCAATGGAGCATTCTTATATTCTTATGCCTGTTATATTAGCGTTTTTGAAGGATAGTGACCCTAGTGTTGCAAAACAATCTATTGTTACTGGCACGAATTTCTTTTGTCACTTTCTAGAGGATATAGCATTACAG tttcatTGGCCTCGTAAAGTAGAGCGGTGGCTTGAAGAACTTTGGACGTGGATGGTTAGGTTTAAGGATGCTATCTTTTCAATTGCATTGGAG CCTGGATTCGTTGGGACAAAGTTGCTGGCACTGAAGTTTTTGGAAATATATGTTCTGCTTTTTACCTCTGATGCAAATGATTCTGAAAAGTTTACCACTGAAG cTGCAACAGGTGGTAAACAGGCTTTCAATATATCGCGGCTGGAGGGTGGACACCCGTTTTTAGATCCTGTTGCACTTATGTCAGAAGCAAATAGGATGCTAGCCACTCTATTGGATTTATTGCAATCAGCTAGTAATCTCCCTGGTCCAGTGACAATAGCTGTTGTCAATTG tCTTGCAGCTATAGCAAGGAAGAGGCCGCTCCAGTATGATGCTATTCTTTCTGCACTGTTTGATTTTAATCCGAACCTTGAGACACTGAAGGGATGTCATGGTGCCAGTATTCATTACTCCTTAAGGACTGCCTTTTTGGGGTTTCTTAGGTGTACTCACCCAGTCATCATGGAG TCCAGAGACAGATTGCTTAGAGTTCTAAGAGCAATGAATGCTGGGGAAGCTGCGGATCAAGTTGTTAGACaagttgataaaatgataaaaaattctgAGCGTGGTTCACGTGAAACTCGGTTGGGCAGG GATGATCAATCATCATCCCAGCTGCCTGTTTCAGGGGATCTGTCAAGAAAAAGGCCTATGCCTTCAGATAGTGAAGAGATTAATAATGGTCCTGAGGCACCTTCTAAGTATAGCCGTTATGGTCCTAACACCCAATCTGCTTtctcaattcaaataaatggtCCTGGACAGGATTCAGTTCCTGTTAATGGTGTGTCCTCTAATCTTCCTCTTTTGGATAGTGATTTGACTCCTGTGGAACAAATGATTGCGATGATTGGTGCCTTGCTTGCTGAAGGAGAGAGGGGTGCTGAATCTCTTGAGATACTTATTTCAAATGTTCATCCTGATCTGTTGGCTGATATTGTTATAACTAATATGAGGCACCTACCTAAGACCCCCCCACCTTTGACAAGGCTTGGGAACTCACCAGTAGCTCAGCAGATAAGCTCTTTAAGTAGTTCTGCCCAGGTTGCAGCACTTTCCACACAAATAAATGCCATGCCATCTCCAGTTCTCACTACACAATTACAAGTACCTCTTTCTTCAGCTTCATCTTTGTCTGATACAACCGCCATCAACATTCCTGCCGCAGATTCTAAACGTGATCCGAGAAGG GATCCCCGGCGCTTGGATCCCCGGCGTGTCGCAACACTTGCTGGAGTTCCGTCCATACCTGTTGCAGATGATGCTGGTCCTGTGCAATCTGAATTTGATGGTTCTGCTTCTGTAAGTAGGCCTCCTTCACTAGCTGTTATGGCAACTGCTGAAAATCCTTTGACACCTGCAATGACTAGCGCCAAAAGTGATGATAAGAATCTAGAAAGCCCATCAGTTTCTAGAATTGATCTACCTAATCCAAAGGAGGATAGACTTGTTGGATCTGAAGAAATTGTCCATAGTTCAGAGACTTTCGCTTTGTCAGATCATGCCAGTTCTCTTCATGCAGTTGACGAAGATTCTACTGCAGTGGAGGTGTCTGATGTTGAAATGCATGGGACTGGTACTTCAGGTTTGCAAGAACCTGATCAGAGTTCTCCAGCTGTTTCTAATGCATCTGCATCTGAGGAGACCTGTCAAGATTTACCTCCGCCGCCATTATATTTTGAGCTGACTGAAGAACAGCAAAGCAGTGTAAGAAAATTAGCTATTGAACAGATAATTGAATCTTACAAACGTCTTATGGAGACGGGGTGTAGTGAGACATGCAAGGGGTTGCTTGCTCAATTGATCACCCAG attGATGCAGATGATGAGATAGTTGTGATGCTGCAAAAACATGTAGTAGTAAATTACCAACAGCAAAAG GGGCATGAGCTTGTACAGCATGTTCTTTACCATCTGTATTCTCTTATGATCTTGGGTTCAAGTGAAAGTTCTTCGAATGCTGCTGTTGTGTATGAGAAATTCCTCTTGGCAGTG GCCAAATCTTTGCTTGATGCTTTCCCGGCTTCGGACAAGTCTTTTAGTAGGCTTCTTGGTGAAGTTCCATTTCTACCTGACTCTGGCTTAGATTTGTTGGATAATCTCTGTTCTTCCGATGTTTTTGATCTCCATGGAAAAGAGGTCCGTGATGGTGAGCGTGTCACACAGGGCCTGGGGGCCGTTTGGAGTTTGATTTTGGGGCGCCCAACTAACCGGCTTGCCTGTTTAGATATAGCTTTGAAG TGTGCTGTTCATTCACAAGATGAAATTCGAGCAAAAGCTATTAGGCTG GTGTCAAACAAACTTTTTCAGGTAAGCTATATAACTGAAAATATTGAGCAATATGCTACAGATATGATGCTGTCTGCTCTAGATCAGTATCCTTCTGATGTACAGCATTTAAAGCCTGGGTCCATTGATCAAAGAGCTGAGAGGGAG GTTGGAAGTCAGGAGACATCCATTAGTGGCTCCCAAGTTTCAGATTCTAGGACCTCTGAAATGGATTCTGTGGGGGGTGCTCAACCTATTGCTCATAGTGTTTCAACTGTATCAGTTCCTGAAGCTCAACGTCTCAGTTCGTTATTTTTTGCTTTATGTACAAAG aaaCCTAGTCTTCTTCGacttatttttgataattatgtACGAGCTCCAAAAGCAGTAAAGCAG GCTTTTCATCGCCATATTCCAATTCTTGTAAGGGCCTTGGGTTCAACTTGTTCAGAATTATTGCATATAATATCTGATCCACCACAAGGAAGCGAAAATCTCTTGACTCTA GTGCTGCAGATATTGACCCAAGAAACAACTCCTTCTTCCAGTCTAATTGCCACTGTTAAACATTTATATGAAACTAAGTTAAAG GATGCCACAATTCTTATTCCTATGCTTTCTTCACTTTCCAAAAATGAG GTGCTACCTATTTTCCCACGCCTTGTTGACCTTCCATTAGAAAAGTTCCAGATGGCGCTTGCTCACATACTACAG GGTTCAGCTCATACTGGCCCAGCTTTAACTCCAGTAGAAGTGTTGGTTGCAATACATGAAATTGTTCCTGAGAGAGATGGTCTTGCACTGAAAAAG ATAACAGATGCTTGCTCAGCCTGTTTTGAGCAGCGCACAGTTTTCACTCAGCAGGTTTTGGCAAAGGCCTTGAACCACATG GTTGATCAAACTCCTTTGCCACTACTCTTCATGAGAACAGTAATTCAGGCAATTGACGCTTTTCCTACTCTG GTTGATTTTGTTATGGAAATTCTATCCAAACTTGTGAGTAAACAG GTCTGGAGAATGCCAAAGTTGTGGGTTGGGTTCTTGAAATGCATGTCTCAAACACGACCACATTCTTTTCCCGTATTGCTACAG TTACCACCTCCACAACTTGAGAGTGCTCTGAATAAATACGCCAACCTCAGAGGTCCCCTAGCCGCATATGCTGGCCGACCAAGTGTGAAAACTTCAATACCAAG ATCAACACTTGCAGTTCTTGGTCTTGTAAATGAACCGCATTTGCAGCAGGCAAATGTGCCATCTTTGCAGTCCTCGGATACAGGTTCTTCTGTACATGGAACAACTTTAACGTAA